Proteins encoded by one window of Arachis ipaensis cultivar K30076 chromosome B04, Araip1.1, whole genome shotgun sequence:
- the LOC107636152 gene encoding topless-related protein 2-like isoform X2 has protein sequence MKMCFEIRKQKYLEALDSKEKTRALEILGKDLKVFQTYNEELYREITYLLTLENFRDNEQLSKYGDTKTARKTMIVELKKLIDANPRLNDKLVFPSLKPSRLRTLINQSLNWQHQLCKNPKPNPDIRTLFVDHTCSPPGPAGASSAAARSPSVPAAVNPSAVAAATGAGTSVPLNQTLVSALKHSRTPPTPTNDEQRGKRLRSVPQATETTNSGMVRQQVPRSFDDLTRTLFCTLNQGSTVTSMDFHPSLHSSLLIGTVSGEISFWEVGRNERPILKPFAIWNSATCSVLFQAAYAKDSNISVCRVSWSADGRYLGVAFTKHLVHLYTYQAPNDLKEHLEVDAHVGSVNDLAFSSPHKQLCMVTCGDDKLIKVWDLTGHNLFNFQGHEAAVYSICMNVKENVEYIFSSSVDGKIKAWLFDNSDTKVEFDAHGKYCTTMLYSADGTKLFCCGISKNNGDSFLVEWNENDGVIKRTYAGFGKKSMGMMQFDTTKNRFLVAGEDKLIKFWELDNPNILASVHVDGNLSSVPRVRFNRIGSLLAVTTADGRVKIFANADGIKHLRAIQAWSCRVSSKANTNPAMTHLELGESSSARRSKSFTELPEILKCQMITLPDTMYPTAKVARLVYMNNGVGLLAVGSNGTQKLWRWNQTELNPTGKAMASACPVLWRPNSGFVMTNDVPENSEGAIPCAIISRNDSYVLSACGGKLTLFNMLSFKVMVSFMSPPPRSTCLAFHPQDNNVVAIGKEDSSIHIYNIQSEEVKAKLTGDEKCITSLAFSMLLAVLVSSDADAQIFFWSTDTWNLKKSLKMYLRDESPVTGDTQVQFHCNQINLLVCHREVLSLYDASRMELVMQWVPKAHMSGSISCATYSGNGKLIYTALTDGNIVIFNADTLMLRCRIAPSVYLMTPNIPNSENVYPVVLAANPQEPNQFAVGLSNGAIKVIEPNASRRGNNGSWVGKFKRAGKPPRNGGRACSSAMEETVSDDGNSGANTI, from the exons ATGAAAATGTGCTTTGAAATAAGGAAGCAGAAATATCTCGAAGCCTTGGACAG TAAGGAGAAAACAAGAGCTCTTGAAATACTGGGGAAGGATTTGAAAGTGTTCCAAACATACAATGAAGAATTATACAGAGAAATCACATATCTGTTAACCCTTGAAAACTTTAG GGATAATGAACAGTTATCAAAATATGGGGATACCAAAACAGCTAGGAAAACAATGATAGTAGAGCTTAAGAAACTGATTGACGCAAATCCCCGTTTGAATGACAAGCTTGTATTTCCTTCATTGAAGCCATCAAGGTTGCGAACACTTATTAATCAGAG TCTAAATTGGCAACATCAGCTTTGCAAGAACCCAAAGCCGAATCCGGACATAAGGACTCTATTCGTTGACCACACATGCTCTCCTCCTGGTCCGGCCGGTGCAAGCTCAGCCGCGGCAAGGTCACCATCAGTCCCAGCAGCTGTTAATCCTTCTGCGGTTGCGGCTGCGACTGGGGCCGGGACGTCTGTTCCCTTGAACCAAACCTTAG tgtcTGCATTGAAGCATTCCAGGACACCACCTACTCCTACGAATGACGAGCAGCGAGGAAAACGGTTGCGATCTGTTCCACAAGCAACAGAG ACGACGAATTCTGGGATGGTCCGTCAACAAGTCCCTCGGTCTTTTGATGACCTTACTAGAACGTTGTTTTGTACATTGAATCAAGGATCAACGGTTACAAGCATGGATTTTCATCCTTCTCTTCATTCCTCACTTCTTATTGGAACTGTAAGTGGTGAAATTTCATTCTGGGAAGTAGGGCGCAATGAGAGGCCAATCTTAAAGCCTTTTGCCATTTGGAACAGTGCTACTTGCTCGGTCTTATTTCAG GCTGCGTATGCCAAGGACTCGAATATATCCGTTTGCCGTGTATCATGGAGCGCTGACGGCAGATATCTTG GGGTTGCTTTCACAAAGCATTTGGTTCATCTGTATACTTATCAAGCACCTAATGACTTAAAAGAGCATTTGGAG GTTGATGCTCATGTTGGCAGTGTCAATGATTTGGCGTTTTCTTCCCCACACAAACAGCTATGCATGGTAACTTGCGGGGATGATAAGCTCATAAAG GTGTGGGACTTAACCGGACACAACCTGTTTAACTTCCAAGGTCACGAAGCAGCGGTTTATTCTATTTGTATGAATGTGAAGGAAAACGTTGAG TACATATTTTCAAGTAGTGTTGATGGAAAAATAAAGGCATGGTTGTTTGATAACTCGGACACAAAAGTGGAATTTGATGCTCATGGAAAATACTGCACCACAATGCTCTATAGCGCCGATGGAACTAA ATTGTTTTGTTGCGGGATAAGTAAAAACAATGGAGATTCTTTCCTAGTTGAGTGGAATGAAAATGATGGAGTTATAAAGAGAACCTATGCTGGATTCGGAAAGAAATCGATGGGCATGATGCAATTCGACACGACCAAGAATCGCTTCTTGGTTGCCGGCGAAGACAAGCTGATAAAGTTCTGGGAGTTGGACAACCCTAATATTCTAGCTAGTGTACATGTTGATGGCAATTTATCA AGTGTTCCCCGAGTGAGGTTTAATAGGATCGGGAGTCTGCTTGCTGTAACCACCGCAGATGGCAGGGTAAAGATTTTTGCTAACGCCGACGGCATCAAGCACTTAAGGGCCATTCAAGCTTGGTCTTGCCGGGTTTCGTCCAAAGCGAATACCAATCCAGCCATGACTCATTTGGAACTCGGAGAGAGTAGCTCTGCTCGTAGATCTAAATCTTTTACGGAATTACCAGAAATACTTAAATGTCAAATGATTACTCTGCCCGATACCATGTATCCCACAGCCAAG GTTGCTCGTCTTGTCTACATGAATAACGGAGTTGGCCTTCTCGCTGTTGGTTCCAATGGGACTCAGAAGCTGTGGCGATGGAATCAAACTGAATTGAATCCTACTGGAAAG GCGATGGCAAGTGCTTGTCCAGTACTTTGGCGACCGAATTCCGGTTTTGTCATGACAAACGATGTTCCAGAAAATTCAGAAGGCGCAATTCCTTGTGCAATCATCTCAAGGAACGATTCTTATGTTTTGTCAGCATGCGGAGGAAAACTTACACTTTTCAACATGCTCTCATTTAAG GTAATGGTGAGTTTCATGTCGCCACCACCTCGTTCAACTTGCCTTGCATTTCACCCTCAAGATAATAACGTTGTTGCAATTGGAAAGGAAGATTCCTCCATCCATATTTACAACATTCAGTCGGAAGAG GTCAAAGCTAAATTGACTGGCGATGAGAAGTGCATCACTAGTTTAGCTTTCTCAATGCTGCTGGCTGTCTTGGTTTCATCAGATGCCGATGCTCAG ATCTTCTTTTGGAGCACTGACACATGGAATTTGAAGAAATCATTGAAAATGTATTTGCGCGACGAAAGTCCAGTTACCGGCGATACTCAAGTGCAATTTCACTGTAATCAGATAAACTTGCTGGTATGCCACCGCGAGGTGCTAAGTCTATATGATGCATCAAGAATGGAACTGGTTATGCAG TGGGTTCCAAAGGCTCATATGTCCGGTTCCATATCATGTGCTACATACTCGGGCAATGGCAAATTGATCTATACTGCTCTCACCGATGGCAACATTGTAATATTTAATGCTGACACCTTGATGCTACGATGTCGTATCGCTCCATCTGTTTACCTCATGACCCCAAACATACCAAATAG CGAAAATGTGTATCCGGTTGTACTTGCAGCAAATCCACAGGAGCCGAATCAATTTGCAGTTGGACTGTCCAATGGAGCTATTAAGGTCATTGAGCCCAACGCTTCTCGTCGAGGGAATAATG GTAGCTGGGTGGGAAAATTTAAACGCGCGGGAAAACCTCCGCGCAACGGCGGCCGAGCATGCAGCAGTGCCATGGAGGAGACAGTGTCTGATGATGGAAACAGTGGTGCAAATACAATATAA
- the LOC107636152 gene encoding topless-related protein 2-like isoform X1: MKMCFEIRKQKYLEALDSKEKTRALEILGKDLKVFQTYNEELYREITYLLTLENFRDNEQLSKYGDTKTARKTMIVELKKLIDANPRLNDKLVFPSLKPSRLRTLINQSLNWQHQLCKNPKPNPDIRTLFVDHTCSPPGPAGASSAAARSPSVPAAVNPSAVAAATGAGTSVPLNQTLVSALKHSRTPPTPTNDEQRGKRLRSVPQATETTNSGMVRQQVPRSFDDLTRTLFCTLNQGSTVTSMDFHPSLHSSLLIGTVSGEISFWEVGRNERPILKPFAIWNSATCSVLFQAAYAKDSNISVCRVSWSADGRYLGVAFTKHLVHLYTYQAPNDLKEHLEVDAHVGSVNDLAFSSPHKQLCMVTCGDDKLIKVWDLTGHNLFNFQGHEAAVYSICMNVKENVEYIFSSSVDGKIKAWLFDNSDTKVEFDAHGKYCTTMLYSADGTKLFCCGISKNNGDSFLVEWNENDGVIKRTYAGFGKKSMGMMQFDTTKNRFLVAGEDKLIKFWELDNPNILASVHVDGNLSSVPRVRFNRIGSLLAVTTADGRVKIFANADGIKHLRAIQAWSCRVSSKANTNPAMTHLELGESSSARRSKSFTELPEILKCQMITLPDTMYPTAKVARLVYMNNGVGLLAVGSNGTQKLWRWNQTELNPTGKAMASACPVLWRPNSGFVMTNDVPENSEGAIPCAIISRNDSYVLSACGGKLTLFNMLSFKVMVSFMSPPPRSTCLAFHPQDNNVVAIGKEDSSIHIYNIQSEEVKAKLTGDEKCITSLAFSMLLAVLVSSDADAQIFFWSTDTWNLKKSLKMYLRDESPVTGDTQVQFHCNQINLLVCHREVLSLYDASRMELVMQWVPKAHMSGSISCATYSGNGKLIYTALTDGNIVIFNADTLMLRCRIAPSVYLMTPNIPNSENVYPVVLAANPQEPNQFAVGLSNGAIKVIEPNASRRGNNGIGSWVGKFKRAGKPPRNGGRACSSAMEETVSDDGNSGANTI, from the exons ATGAAAATGTGCTTTGAAATAAGGAAGCAGAAATATCTCGAAGCCTTGGACAG TAAGGAGAAAACAAGAGCTCTTGAAATACTGGGGAAGGATTTGAAAGTGTTCCAAACATACAATGAAGAATTATACAGAGAAATCACATATCTGTTAACCCTTGAAAACTTTAG GGATAATGAACAGTTATCAAAATATGGGGATACCAAAACAGCTAGGAAAACAATGATAGTAGAGCTTAAGAAACTGATTGACGCAAATCCCCGTTTGAATGACAAGCTTGTATTTCCTTCATTGAAGCCATCAAGGTTGCGAACACTTATTAATCAGAG TCTAAATTGGCAACATCAGCTTTGCAAGAACCCAAAGCCGAATCCGGACATAAGGACTCTATTCGTTGACCACACATGCTCTCCTCCTGGTCCGGCCGGTGCAAGCTCAGCCGCGGCAAGGTCACCATCAGTCCCAGCAGCTGTTAATCCTTCTGCGGTTGCGGCTGCGACTGGGGCCGGGACGTCTGTTCCCTTGAACCAAACCTTAG tgtcTGCATTGAAGCATTCCAGGACACCACCTACTCCTACGAATGACGAGCAGCGAGGAAAACGGTTGCGATCTGTTCCACAAGCAACAGAG ACGACGAATTCTGGGATGGTCCGTCAACAAGTCCCTCGGTCTTTTGATGACCTTACTAGAACGTTGTTTTGTACATTGAATCAAGGATCAACGGTTACAAGCATGGATTTTCATCCTTCTCTTCATTCCTCACTTCTTATTGGAACTGTAAGTGGTGAAATTTCATTCTGGGAAGTAGGGCGCAATGAGAGGCCAATCTTAAAGCCTTTTGCCATTTGGAACAGTGCTACTTGCTCGGTCTTATTTCAG GCTGCGTATGCCAAGGACTCGAATATATCCGTTTGCCGTGTATCATGGAGCGCTGACGGCAGATATCTTG GGGTTGCTTTCACAAAGCATTTGGTTCATCTGTATACTTATCAAGCACCTAATGACTTAAAAGAGCATTTGGAG GTTGATGCTCATGTTGGCAGTGTCAATGATTTGGCGTTTTCTTCCCCACACAAACAGCTATGCATGGTAACTTGCGGGGATGATAAGCTCATAAAG GTGTGGGACTTAACCGGACACAACCTGTTTAACTTCCAAGGTCACGAAGCAGCGGTTTATTCTATTTGTATGAATGTGAAGGAAAACGTTGAG TACATATTTTCAAGTAGTGTTGATGGAAAAATAAAGGCATGGTTGTTTGATAACTCGGACACAAAAGTGGAATTTGATGCTCATGGAAAATACTGCACCACAATGCTCTATAGCGCCGATGGAACTAA ATTGTTTTGTTGCGGGATAAGTAAAAACAATGGAGATTCTTTCCTAGTTGAGTGGAATGAAAATGATGGAGTTATAAAGAGAACCTATGCTGGATTCGGAAAGAAATCGATGGGCATGATGCAATTCGACACGACCAAGAATCGCTTCTTGGTTGCCGGCGAAGACAAGCTGATAAAGTTCTGGGAGTTGGACAACCCTAATATTCTAGCTAGTGTACATGTTGATGGCAATTTATCA AGTGTTCCCCGAGTGAGGTTTAATAGGATCGGGAGTCTGCTTGCTGTAACCACCGCAGATGGCAGGGTAAAGATTTTTGCTAACGCCGACGGCATCAAGCACTTAAGGGCCATTCAAGCTTGGTCTTGCCGGGTTTCGTCCAAAGCGAATACCAATCCAGCCATGACTCATTTGGAACTCGGAGAGAGTAGCTCTGCTCGTAGATCTAAATCTTTTACGGAATTACCAGAAATACTTAAATGTCAAATGATTACTCTGCCCGATACCATGTATCCCACAGCCAAG GTTGCTCGTCTTGTCTACATGAATAACGGAGTTGGCCTTCTCGCTGTTGGTTCCAATGGGACTCAGAAGCTGTGGCGATGGAATCAAACTGAATTGAATCCTACTGGAAAG GCGATGGCAAGTGCTTGTCCAGTACTTTGGCGACCGAATTCCGGTTTTGTCATGACAAACGATGTTCCAGAAAATTCAGAAGGCGCAATTCCTTGTGCAATCATCTCAAGGAACGATTCTTATGTTTTGTCAGCATGCGGAGGAAAACTTACACTTTTCAACATGCTCTCATTTAAG GTAATGGTGAGTTTCATGTCGCCACCACCTCGTTCAACTTGCCTTGCATTTCACCCTCAAGATAATAACGTTGTTGCAATTGGAAAGGAAGATTCCTCCATCCATATTTACAACATTCAGTCGGAAGAG GTCAAAGCTAAATTGACTGGCGATGAGAAGTGCATCACTAGTTTAGCTTTCTCAATGCTGCTGGCTGTCTTGGTTTCATCAGATGCCGATGCTCAG ATCTTCTTTTGGAGCACTGACACATGGAATTTGAAGAAATCATTGAAAATGTATTTGCGCGACGAAAGTCCAGTTACCGGCGATACTCAAGTGCAATTTCACTGTAATCAGATAAACTTGCTGGTATGCCACCGCGAGGTGCTAAGTCTATATGATGCATCAAGAATGGAACTGGTTATGCAG TGGGTTCCAAAGGCTCATATGTCCGGTTCCATATCATGTGCTACATACTCGGGCAATGGCAAATTGATCTATACTGCTCTCACCGATGGCAACATTGTAATATTTAATGCTGACACCTTGATGCTACGATGTCGTATCGCTCCATCTGTTTACCTCATGACCCCAAACATACCAAATAG CGAAAATGTGTATCCGGTTGTACTTGCAGCAAATCCACAGGAGCCGAATCAATTTGCAGTTGGACTGTCCAATGGAGCTATTAAGGTCATTGAGCCCAACGCTTCTCGTCGAGGGAATAATGGTATTG GTAGCTGGGTGGGAAAATTTAAACGCGCGGGAAAACCTCCGCGCAACGGCGGCCGAGCATGCAGCAGTGCCATGGAGGAGACAGTGTCTGATGATGGAAACAGTGGTGCAAATACAATATAA
- the LOC110271439 gene encoding proteoglycan 4-like, translating to MGDLITIVYHHGGSFVTKNDGSVVYETDNTDELTGLDEDRLDVFLLRDYYKELGYSDIVECWWLIPGRPLKNGLRALSHDKELLEMCYLARMNQGKVYLYFEHGVFQPNDNEVPELIEFTPIAPEVDKDAPITIPNPTGSSNDVSTTKSNEEPAVQTKPKVLVQDQEDPPVQTQPESPTQAQPKSLTQAQPNPPAKHNLSKPKPTSTKSTTTNIKSKPKAKSKPKPKLTPSNTTKTNHASSKSARKPKPKNKPSSSKVTITKPTNKPQPKSTLVNYAKTKPITRSSARSASKIVKSQDGGDRTSSSSDSYNSVEDSLYRLDPFESSTDSDIDGGISEAKKRDLKFKHAPGFAWKKGKEKVLVEDDKIVVENSNEEVDWLQVLGKNHGSHYDAALYNLFTNLIYFNYIL from the coding sequence ATGGGTGATTTGATAACCATTGTCTATCATCACGGAGGCAGCTTTGTTACAAAGAATGATGGCAGTGTAGTTTACGAAACGGACAATACAGATGAATTAACTGGACTAGATGAAGATAGATTGGATGTATTTTTACTGAGGGATTACTACAAGGAGCTTGGTTATTCTGACATTGTTGAATGTTGGTGGCTTATTCCTGGGAGACCTTTAAAGAATGGACTGAGAGCACTTTCACATGATAAGGAATTGTTAGAGATGTGCTATCTTGCAAGAATGAATCAAGGAAAAGTCTACTTATATTTTGAGCATGGAGTTTTCCAACCTAATGATAATGAAGTACCTGAGTTAATAGAGTTTACTCCTATTGCTCCTGAAGTAGACAAGGATGCACCTATCACCATACCAAATCCAACAGGAAGCTCAAATGATGTCTCAACTACAAAGTCCAATGAAGAACCAGCAGTCCAGACCAAACCTAAAGTATTAGTCCAGGACCAAGAAGATCCACCAGTCCAGACCCAACCCGAGTCACCAACCCAGGCCCAACCCAAATCACTAACCCAGGCCCAACCTAATCCACCAGCCAAGCACAACTTATCTAAACCCAAGCCCACCTCAACCAaatccaccaccaccaacatcaaATCCAAACCCAAGGCCAAATCCAAACCCAAACCCAAACTCACtccatccaacactaccaagacCAACCACGCATCATCTAAATCTGCAAGAAAACCCAAACCCAAGAACAAACCCTCATCATCTAAAGTCACAATCACTAAGCCTACAAACAAGCCTCAACCCAAATCCACTTTAGTGAATTATGCCAAAACCAAACCTATTACCAGATCATCTGCTAGATCAGCAAGTAAAATAGTGAAAAGTCAGGATGGTGGAGACCGAACCAGTAGTAGTAGTGACTCATATAATTCTGTAGAAGACAGCCTATATAGGCTAGACCCATTTGAAAGCTCAACTGACTCTGATATTGATGGTGGAATTTCTGAAGCAAAGAAGAGGGATTTGAAGTTCAAGCATGCACCGGGGTTTGCTtggaaaaaagggaaagaaaaagtgTTAGTGGAAGATGATAAAATTGTAGTAGAGAATTCTAATGAGGAGGTGGACTGGTTACAAGTGTTAGGGAAGAACCATGGTTCACATTATGATGCGGCTTTATACAACTTGTTtacaaatttaatttattttaattatatactgTAG